One part of the Streptomyces sp. NBC_00286 genome encodes these proteins:
- a CDS encoding shikimate dehydrogenase gives MSKDSYLVGLIGSGIGPSLSPALHEREADRQGLRYLYRIIDIDDLGVPAEAVGDLVRAARDLGFDGLNITHPCKRLVIEHLDALDPQAEALGAVNTVVFEDGRAIGHNTDVTGFAASFACGLPDAPLERVVQLGAGGAGAAVAHAMLTLGAGHVTVADALPERAVALAAELNRRFGAGRAAAAGPDQLAALVAGADGVVHATPTGMAAHPGLPLPAGLLHPGLWVAEVVYRPLETELLRAARGVGCATLDGGGMAVFQAADAFRLFTGREPDVSRMLADIGELAGAVSLRD, from the coding sequence CTGTCCAAGGACTCGTATCTCGTCGGACTGATCGGTTCCGGCATCGGCCCGTCGCTCAGCCCGGCGCTGCACGAGCGGGAAGCGGACCGGCAGGGCCTGCGCTATCTGTACCGGATCATCGACATCGACGACCTCGGTGTTCCGGCCGAAGCGGTGGGGGATCTGGTGCGGGCCGCCCGCGACCTGGGCTTCGACGGGCTGAACATCACGCATCCCTGCAAGCGGTTGGTCATCGAGCATCTGGATGCGCTTGATCCGCAGGCCGAGGCGCTGGGGGCGGTGAACACCGTTGTGTTCGAGGACGGGCGTGCGATCGGGCACAACACGGATGTGACCGGGTTCGCGGCTTCGTTTGCGTGCGGGCTGCCTGATGCTCCGTTGGAGCGGGTGGTTCAGCTGGGGGCGGGAGGTGCGGGGGCGGCGGTTGCGCATGCCATGCTCACGCTGGGGGCGGGGCACGTGACCGTGGCCGACGCCCTGCCCGAGCGGGCGGTTGCGCTGGCCGCTGAGCTGAACCGGCGCTTCGGCGCGGGGCGCGCCGCCGCTGCGGGACCGGACCAGCTGGCCGCGCTGGTCGCCGGCGCCGACGGGGTTGTGCATGCCACACCTACGGGTATGGCGGCCCACCCTGGGCTGCCGCTTCCGGCTGGGTTGCTGCATCCCGGGCTGTGGGTGGCCGAGGTTGTCTACCGGCCGCTGGAGACAGAGTTGTTGCGTGCCGCTCGTGGGGTTGGCTGCGCCACGTTGGATGGGGGTGGCATGGCTGTCTTCCAAGCTGCCGATGCCTTCCGGCTGTTCACCGGGCGGGAACCGGACGTCAGCCGGATGCTGGCGGACATCGGTGAGTTGGCCGGGGCGGTGAGTCTCCGTGACTAG
- a CDS encoding TetR/AcrR family transcriptional regulator → MTSVEEPARPNGRIRDAARTRAEILDVATQEFARAGFTGARVDEIAARTRTTKRMIYYYFGGKEQLFTAVLERAYSVIREAEQQLDVEHLDPVAAIRRLAELTFDHHEAHPDFIRLVSIENIHEAEHIAASAELGKIGSPALDVIGRILVSGRESGLFTADVDAVDLHAMISSFCFFRVSNRHTFGALFGRDLVAADQREHYRTMLGDMVIAYLTAERAAD, encoded by the coding sequence ATGACCAGCGTCGAAGAACCGGCACGACCCAACGGCCGCATCCGCGACGCCGCCCGCACCAGGGCCGAGATCCTCGACGTGGCGACCCAGGAGTTCGCGCGGGCCGGGTTCACCGGAGCCAGGGTCGACGAGATCGCCGCCCGTACCCGCACCACGAAGCGGATGATCTACTACTACTTCGGCGGCAAGGAGCAGCTGTTCACGGCCGTGCTGGAGCGGGCGTACAGCGTGATCCGGGAGGCCGAGCAGCAGCTGGACGTGGAGCATCTGGACCCGGTCGCGGCCATCCGGCGACTCGCCGAGCTCACCTTCGACCACCACGAGGCGCACCCCGACTTCATCCGCCTGGTCAGCATCGAGAACATCCACGAGGCGGAGCACATCGCCGCCTCCGCGGAACTGGGCAAGATCGGTTCGCCGGCGCTCGACGTGATCGGCCGCATCCTGGTCTCGGGGCGCGAGTCCGGCCTGTTCACGGCCGATGTGGACGCGGTGGACCTGCACGCGATGATCAGCTCGTTCTGCTTCTTCCGGGTCTCCAACCGGCACACCTTCGGCGCACTCTTCGGCCGCGATCTGGTCGCCGCCGACCAGCGGGAGCACTACCGCACCATGCTGGGCGACATGGTGATCGCCTACCTGACGGCGGAGCGGGCCGCGGACTGA
- a CDS encoding MFS transporter, translating into MSVPAAPPGQPKKAATAAWIGSALEYYDFFIYGSAAALIFPDVFFDESDPATGTLLSLATFGVAYAARPVGALFLGHFGDKLGRKKIMVFTLMLMGLSTFLIGCLPTREQVGTLAPVLLVLCRILQGISAAGEQASANSMSLEHAPPNRRGFFTSFTLSGTQGGQLLATLVFIPVAALPEDQLLAWGWRIPFWLSFVVAVVGYVIRRTLDETPTFTQQAATEGVPKMPLAVLLREHWADVLRVVAAALVASVSTIFTVWALSYATSDSVGMDRTSMLWVAALANLVALAAIPLWATLSDRIGRRPVFLLGAAGSAVTMFAYLWAISTGSYPLVLVLGILAFGVVYSAANGVWPAFYGEMFSTRVRLSGMAIGTQIGFAIAGFAVTFAAQIAGPDGDNWSAVALFTAALCVPPVIAALTARETHKVPTERLGERAEQDTTGREKVTA; encoded by the coding sequence ATGTCCGTCCCCGCCGCGCCCCCGGGCCAGCCGAAGAAAGCCGCCACGGCCGCCTGGATCGGCAGTGCCCTGGAGTACTACGACTTCTTCATCTACGGCAGCGCCGCCGCGCTGATCTTCCCGGACGTCTTCTTCGACGAGTCGGACCCGGCCACCGGGACGCTGCTGTCGCTGGCCACGTTCGGCGTCGCGTACGCGGCCCGGCCGGTCGGCGCGCTGTTCCTCGGTCACTTCGGGGACAAGCTGGGCCGTAAGAAGATCATGGTCTTCACGCTGATGCTGATGGGCCTGTCGACGTTCCTCATCGGCTGTCTGCCCACGCGGGAGCAGGTCGGCACGCTGGCCCCGGTCCTGCTGGTCCTCTGCCGCATCCTGCAGGGCATTTCGGCCGCGGGCGAGCAGGCCAGCGCCAACTCCATGTCTCTGGAACACGCGCCGCCGAACCGCCGCGGCTTCTTCACCAGCTTCACGCTCAGCGGCACCCAGGGCGGCCAGCTCCTCGCCACCCTGGTGTTCATCCCGGTCGCCGCGCTCCCCGAGGACCAGTTGCTGGCCTGGGGCTGGCGCATCCCGTTCTGGCTGAGCTTCGTGGTCGCCGTCGTCGGCTACGTCATCCGCCGTACGCTCGACGAGACCCCGACCTTCACCCAGCAGGCCGCCACCGAAGGCGTCCCGAAGATGCCGCTTGCCGTGCTGCTGCGCGAGCACTGGGCGGATGTGCTGCGGGTGGTCGCGGCCGCGCTCGTCGCCTCGGTGAGCACGATCTTCACCGTGTGGGCGCTGTCGTACGCGACCAGCGACTCGGTCGGCATGGACCGCACGTCCATGCTGTGGGTGGCCGCCCTCGCCAACCTCGTCGCCCTCGCCGCGATCCCGCTGTGGGCCACCCTCTCCGACCGCATCGGCCGCCGCCCGGTCTTCCTGCTCGGCGCGGCCGGCAGCGCCGTGACGATGTTCGCCTACCTGTGGGCCATCTCCACGGGCTCGTACCCGCTGGTCCTGGTCCTCGGCATCCTCGCCTTCGGCGTCGTCTACAGCGCGGCGAACGGCGTCTGGCCCGCCTTCTACGGCGAGATGTTCTCGACCCGGGTCCGCCTGTCCGGCATGGCGATCGGCACCCAGATCGGCTTCGCGATCGCCGGGTTCGCCGTCACCTTCGCCGCGCAGATCGCGGGCCCGGACGGCGACAACTGGTCGGCCGTGGCCCTCTTCACCGCCGCGCTGTGCGTCCCGCCGGTGATCGCCGCGCTCACCGCACGCGAGACGCACAAGGTCCCGACGGAGCGGCTCGGCGAGCGGGCCGAGCAGGACACGACCGGCCGCGAGAAAGTGACCGCCTGA
- a CDS encoding carbohydrate ABC transporter permease, giving the protein MTTTDMPRKVDAEPGRAVPKKRPGVARGGLRRAVPATTLLWVLAAVYGFPVLWFVLSSFKPAGDLFSSLALFPDDPTLSGYKAAWESANFSQYFINTAIVSVVATILTVGVSCCTGYALAKYDNKWLKVFFICILATTMLPGEVMLAPQFLVARDLGLFNSLAGIIFPALLTATGCFMFRQFFLTVPDELVEAARIDGARELSIFLRIMVPISRPIMLTLAILSFQWRWNDYIWPLLMLNDPNKFTVQIGIQSLVGAQNINWSVVLGGSVISMIPLIVVFLVFQRYVMNADINAGLKD; this is encoded by the coding sequence ATGACAACCACAGACATGCCACGCAAGGTCGACGCCGAGCCCGGACGGGCCGTTCCCAAGAAGCGGCCCGGCGTGGCCCGCGGTGGGCTTCGGCGCGCGGTGCCCGCGACGACACTGCTGTGGGTCCTGGCGGCCGTCTACGGGTTTCCCGTGCTGTGGTTCGTCCTCAGCTCCTTCAAACCGGCGGGAGACCTGTTCTCCTCCCTGGCGCTGTTTCCGGACGACCCCACCCTGTCGGGCTACAAGGCAGCATGGGAGAGCGCCAACTTCTCCCAGTACTTCATCAACACGGCCATCGTGTCTGTGGTCGCGACGATCCTCACGGTGGGAGTCAGTTGCTGCACGGGGTACGCGCTGGCCAAGTACGACAACAAGTGGCTCAAGGTGTTCTTCATCTGCATCCTCGCCACGACGATGCTGCCGGGCGAGGTCATGCTCGCCCCGCAGTTCCTGGTGGCCCGTGACCTGGGCCTGTTCAACTCGCTCGCCGGCATCATCTTCCCGGCCTTGCTCACCGCGACCGGATGCTTCATGTTCCGCCAGTTCTTCCTGACGGTCCCCGACGAGCTCGTCGAGGCCGCCCGCATCGACGGGGCGCGTGAACTGTCGATCTTTCTGCGGATCATGGTGCCGATCTCCCGGCCCATCATGCTGACCCTCGCCATCCTGTCGTTCCAGTGGCGATGGAACGACTACATCTGGCCGCTGCTGATGCTCAACGACCCCAACAAGTTCACCGTGCAGATCGGCATCCAGAGCCTCGTCGGCGCGCAGAACATCAACTGGTCGGTGGTGCTCGGCGGCTCGGTCATCTCCATGATTCCGCTGATCGTCGTCTTCCTGGTGTTCCAGCGCTATGTCATGAACGCCGACATCAACGCAGGATTGAAGGACTGA
- a CDS encoding carbohydrate ABC transporter permease: MTKRAPDVSASPPRRRSKYTLAPLVLIAGNVVLFALFFAWPAVIGLVYSFTNYTGVGAFQFVGLDNYSNLAGDSTFFDALTRTLLYTVLFVPLNFVFSLLIANVLVSKHAKGVSVARVFFFIPWLLSPIVVGVLWRWLFGENFGLVNHLIEKFGGSAVPWQSNADLSLLVVVVAASWAWTGFSMLLFIAAIKNVPVSYYEAASLDGAGPWRQFLNITLPSIAPTSFIVILLNTIHAMKEYPLFAALNNGGPGTSNNLLVQYIYQTGFKSGQIGYASAASFVLMLILMAVAIIQLIVNRRVENR, encoded by the coding sequence ATGACCAAACGCGCCCCGGACGTGTCCGCGAGCCCGCCCAGGAGACGCAGTAAGTACACCCTTGCGCCGCTCGTCCTCATCGCGGGCAATGTCGTGCTCTTCGCGCTGTTCTTCGCCTGGCCGGCGGTGATCGGGCTCGTCTACTCGTTCACGAACTACACGGGCGTGGGGGCCTTCCAGTTCGTCGGACTGGACAACTACAGCAACCTGGCCGGGGACTCCACCTTCTTCGACGCGCTGACCCGGACGCTGCTGTACACCGTGCTCTTCGTTCCGCTGAACTTCGTGTTCTCGCTGCTCATCGCCAACGTGCTGGTGAGCAAGCACGCCAAGGGTGTGTCGGTCGCCCGCGTCTTCTTCTTCATCCCGTGGCTTCTGTCGCCCATCGTCGTGGGTGTCCTGTGGCGGTGGCTGTTCGGTGAGAACTTCGGACTGGTCAACCACCTCATCGAGAAATTCGGCGGAAGTGCCGTTCCGTGGCAGTCGAACGCGGACCTGTCGTTGCTGGTCGTGGTGGTGGCGGCATCCTGGGCCTGGACGGGCTTCTCGATGCTGCTGTTCATCGCGGCGATCAAGAACGTACCGGTGTCGTACTACGAGGCGGCCTCGCTCGACGGCGCCGGTCCGTGGCGCCAGTTCCTCAACATCACACTGCCGAGCATCGCGCCGACTTCCTTCATTGTCATCCTGCTCAACACCATCCACGCGATGAAGGAATATCCGCTGTTCGCCGCCCTCAACAACGGCGGACCCGGAACGTCGAACAACCTGCTTGTCCAGTACATCTACCAGACCGGCTTCAAATCGGGCCAGATCGGCTACGCGAGCGCCGCATCGTTCGTGCTCATGCTCATCCTGATGGCCGTCGCGATCATCCAGCTGATCGTCAACCGGCGGGTGGAGAACCGATGA
- a CDS encoding ABC transporter substrate-binding protein — MTTVGVRRSRRLGRGGIRRLVPLAAVATAGALLLSACGGSDSGSGGTSKSLTFWISTVPGQDAGWKKMVAQYKKETGVKVKLVNIPYDGYDAKLRNSAQANSLPDVASVPKVDPIWANKLIDLKSIANKKSNKINGNFVAKDSSGKVLAIPSDITASGMFINKSLFEKAGVDYPTSPDKTWTWSEFIKAADEVREKTNAKYSLTFDPSPSRLRAMVYEMGGKYVQADDSGKFSVDAATKKAVNTFVGWNDDKTMPKSVWTSEADPSAMFQSGDVVAYWSGVWQVAAYAESITKFEWASVPTPAEPVQASDVNSGGLTVGFNNNGDAAAAAEKFLSWLYEPANYQALCEASGFLPVETGLNPKYPFKSEAAQAAFKLYNESIPLYDPVSGYFNTAQTGWALKGKTLTEDPTTTELGKAINGQQSADKALENIVAGYNQQVGG; from the coding sequence ATGACCACTGTGGGTGTGCGGCGCTCCCGCCGACTCGGCCGCGGCGGCATACGCCGCCTGGTCCCCCTCGCTGCCGTGGCCACGGCAGGTGCCCTGCTGCTCTCCGCCTGCGGCGGGTCGGACTCCGGCTCGGGCGGGACCTCCAAGTCGCTGACGTTCTGGATCTCCACGGTTCCGGGGCAGGACGCGGGCTGGAAGAAGATGGTGGCGCAGTACAAGAAGGAAACCGGCGTCAAGGTCAAGCTCGTCAACATTCCCTACGACGGCTACGACGCGAAGCTGCGCAACTCCGCGCAGGCGAACTCCCTGCCCGACGTGGCGTCGGTGCCGAAGGTGGACCCGATCTGGGCGAACAAGCTGATCGACCTCAAGTCCATCGCCAACAAGAAGAGCAACAAGATCAACGGCAACTTCGTCGCCAAGGACTCGTCCGGGAAGGTGCTGGCCATCCCCTCGGACATCACCGCGTCCGGCATGTTCATCAACAAGTCGCTCTTCGAGAAGGCCGGCGTCGACTACCCGACCTCGCCCGACAAGACCTGGACCTGGTCCGAGTTCATCAAGGCGGCGGACGAGGTCCGGGAGAAGACCAACGCCAAGTACTCCCTGACGTTCGACCCGTCGCCGTCCCGGCTCCGCGCCATGGTGTACGAGATGGGCGGCAAGTACGTCCAGGCCGACGACTCCGGCAAGTTCTCGGTGGACGCGGCGACCAAGAAGGCCGTGAACACCTTCGTCGGATGGAACGACGACAAGACCATGCCGAAGTCGGTGTGGACCAGCGAGGCCGACCCGTCGGCCATGTTCCAGAGCGGTGACGTCGTCGCCTACTGGTCCGGCGTATGGCAGGTCGCCGCCTATGCGGAGAGCATCACGAAGTTCGAGTGGGCGAGCGTCCCGACTCCCGCCGAGCCGGTGCAGGCCAGCGACGTCAACAGCGGCGGCCTGACGGTGGGCTTCAACAACAACGGCGACGCCGCCGCGGCCGCGGAGAAGTTCCTGTCCTGGCTGTACGAGCCGGCCAACTACCAGGCGCTGTGCGAGGCGTCCGGGTTCCTGCCCGTCGAGACCGGCCTGAACCCGAAGTACCCCTTCAAGTCCGAGGCGGCGCAGGCGGCGTTCAAGCTGTACAACGAATCGATCCCCCTCTACGACCCGGTCTCCGGCTACTTCAACACCGCGCAGACGGGCTGGGCGCTGAAGGGCAAGACCCTCACCGAGGACCCGACCACGACGGAGCTCGGCAAGGCGATCAACGGCCAGCAGTCGGCCGACAAGGCCCTGGAGAACATCGTGGCCGGTTACAACCAGCAGGTCGGCGGCTGA
- a CDS encoding ROK family protein: MQLSESARAVFAVLAAAGTATRPQLAAGAGLSKPTVSSAVAELEAAELAACSGTVSGATGRSAAVYGLGPAAGAVLAVDLGPAVTRVRGCALDGGLLAEGTGSRPEAADVVRQVLKELPTGAPLRAVVVAVGDVVTQDREGAGARPATAKAGPAFDAMAVALPPGVPVHLENNVNCAALAELHEGAARGRHSFGYLRIGVGIGLGIVIGGQVLRGANGAAGEVARLPYPWDEGREPRREALEAHIGVRSLLHRAEEAWQDADDPCPESAERLFALAEEGHTAARAVVARHAADVGRLAAAVAAVLDPGLIVLGGATGTDPQLVPGVQAELDQLSWPTEVVSSTVGETGTVAGASRLAVAHGIQTVTGGTSVKH, from the coding sequence ATGCAACTGAGCGAGAGCGCCCGCGCGGTGTTCGCCGTACTGGCCGCGGCCGGTACCGCCACCCGCCCCCAACTGGCAGCCGGCGCGGGCCTGTCCAAGCCGACCGTCTCCTCCGCCGTGGCCGAACTCGAGGCCGCCGAGCTGGCCGCCTGCTCCGGCACGGTCTCCGGCGCCACCGGCAGGTCCGCCGCCGTCTACGGACTGGGGCCCGCCGCCGGAGCCGTACTCGCCGTCGATCTCGGCCCCGCCGTGACCCGGGTGCGCGGCTGCGCCCTGGACGGCGGCCTGCTCGCCGAGGGCACCGGCTCCCGTCCGGAGGCCGCCGACGTCGTACGTCAGGTCCTCAAGGAACTGCCGACCGGCGCCCCGTTGCGTGCCGTGGTCGTGGCCGTCGGAGACGTCGTCACGCAGGACCGGGAAGGCGCCGGTGCGCGTCCGGCGACCGCCAAGGCCGGGCCCGCCTTCGACGCGATGGCCGTCGCGCTGCCGCCGGGCGTACCGGTTCACCTGGAGAACAACGTCAACTGCGCCGCCCTCGCCGAGCTGCACGAGGGCGCCGCCCGCGGCCGGCACAGCTTCGGCTATCTGCGGATCGGCGTAGGCATCGGCCTCGGGATCGTCATCGGCGGCCAGGTGCTGCGCGGCGCGAACGGCGCCGCAGGTGAGGTGGCCCGGCTGCCGTACCCGTGGGACGAGGGCCGCGAACCGAGACGCGAGGCCCTGGAGGCGCACATCGGCGTGCGGTCCCTGCTGCACCGGGCCGAGGAGGCCTGGCAGGACGCCGACGACCCGTGCCCCGAAAGCGCCGAGCGGCTTTTCGCTCTCGCCGAGGAGGGGCACACCGCGGCCCGTGCCGTGGTCGCCCGCCATGCCGCCGACGTGGGGCGACTGGCCGCCGCCGTGGCCGCCGTACTGGACCCGGGACTGATCGTGCTGGGCGGCGCCACCGGCACGGACCCGCAGCTCGTGCCCGGTGTGCAGGCCGAGTTGGACCAGCTGAGCTGGCCCACCGAGGTGGTCAGCAGCACGGTCGGCGAGACCGGTACGGTGGCGGGCGCGAGCCGACTCGCGGTCGCTCATGGAATCCAAACCGTGACCGGTGGGACGTCAGTCAAGCATTGA
- a CDS encoding phosphatase PAP2 family protein — protein sequence MPGQSTRTTHHPLRIDRRLFLRSSVGVSAGLVAAPVVGAWPAVADSSPANSPAAFVDSYTTNVVANLTPETNAAVRILGGFGEIWKTGADWDSGVPLMADVLRANMRYSVRVTSRRTDAEGKLAFIHDRQHQSYAVIDGLGPLAELYKKGAKAVTGITSAPEGVPAGKINDTIPADAPAGSALGAGSHDSELGKVAELVDAVRGPFASGNPSKFAYQYPRPWRMNKDSEVVDTGEKDALGYPVYASDVVVVPQLLRQRAEAPAEDGGFPSGHTNALHLAALAMAYAVPERFQELVTRAFEVSHTRIVSGMHSSVDVIGGRILATALAAAALADPKNAGLKAAARAQALAYFQEQTGTTADTLYEFAHSADLDEDPYASRALNSAGVAPKLTYVLPKRPARDRMIVPKGAEVLLETRLPYLSAAQRREVLRTTALPAGYVLLGGFELWGRLNLFAAADGYGAFDSDVRVTMDAAQGGFAAADTWRNGIGGRGSLIKRGTGMLTLAGANRYTGGTTLEEGVLAAGSRDALGCGDVQVRGGTLRAASPLRVRGAYAQSSGTTLDVTVAGDGAPALTVTRRVLLERDSTLVIRLDEQRPPKPGTTIPVIDTRVLRGRFGRIVVDGYAAEPVFTARGLSVRLTRR from the coding sequence ATGCCCGGGCAGTCCACCCGTACCACGCACCACCCGCTCCGCATCGATCGGCGACTGTTCCTGCGTAGCTCCGTGGGGGTTTCTGCGGGGCTTGTTGCCGCTCCGGTGGTTGGCGCGTGGCCGGCCGTGGCTGACTCGTCCCCTGCCAACTCCCCTGCTGCCTTTGTCGATTCGTATACCACCAACGTCGTTGCCAACCTGACCCCCGAGACCAACGCGGCGGTTCGCATCCTCGGTGGCTTTGGCGAGATCTGGAAGACCGGGGCCGACTGGGACAGCGGTGTGCCGCTCATGGCCGATGTTCTGCGGGCCAACATGCGCTACAGCGTGCGGGTCACCAGCCGGCGGACCGACGCCGAGGGGAAGCTGGCCTTCATTCATGATCGCCAGCATCAGAGTTACGCGGTGATCGACGGACTGGGGCCCCTCGCCGAGCTTTACAAGAAGGGCGCTAAGGCGGTCACCGGCATTACGTCCGCGCCGGAGGGCGTCCCTGCGGGCAAGATCAACGACACCATCCCGGCCGACGCTCCCGCGGGTTCCGCGCTCGGGGCCGGATCTCACGACTCGGAGTTGGGGAAGGTGGCCGAGCTGGTCGACGCCGTGCGTGGGCCGTTCGCCTCGGGGAATCCCAGCAAGTTCGCGTATCAGTACCCGCGGCCCTGGCGGATGAACAAGGACAGTGAGGTCGTCGACACCGGGGAGAAGGACGCTCTGGGTTATCCGGTCTACGCGTCCGATGTGGTGGTCGTTCCGCAGTTGCTGCGACAGCGGGCCGAGGCGCCGGCCGAGGACGGGGGGTTCCCGAGCGGGCACACCAACGCGCTGCATTTGGCGGCTCTGGCGATGGCGTACGCGGTTCCGGAGCGGTTTCAGGAGTTGGTGACCCGGGCTTTCGAGGTCTCCCACACGCGCATCGTGTCGGGGATGCACTCCTCCGTCGATGTGATCGGTGGGCGGATCCTCGCCACGGCGCTCGCGGCCGCGGCCCTCGCCGATCCGAAGAACGCCGGGCTCAAGGCGGCGGCCCGTGCTCAAGCCCTGGCCTACTTCCAGGAGCAGACCGGCACCACCGCCGACACGCTGTACGAGTTCGCGCACTCGGCGGACCTGGATGAGGACCCGTACGCGAGTCGTGCGCTCAACTCGGCAGGTGTCGCCCCGAAGTTGACGTATGTCCTGCCCAAGCGGCCCGCGCGGGACCGGATGATCGTGCCGAAGGGTGCCGAGGTCCTTCTGGAGACGCGGCTGCCGTATCTGTCCGCCGCCCAGCGGCGCGAGGTGCTGCGGACGACGGCGCTGCCCGCCGGGTACGTTCTGCTGGGCGGCTTCGAGCTGTGGGGGCGGCTGAATCTCTTCGCCGCGGCCGACGGATACGGGGCGTTCGACTCGGACGTGCGCGTCACGATGGACGCCGCCCAAGGCGGCTTCGCCGCGGCCGACACCTGGCGCAACGGCATCGGCGGGCGCGGCTCGCTGATCAAGCGGGGCACCGGCATGCTGACCCTCGCGGGAGCCAACCGCTACACCGGCGGCACCACGCTGGAGGAGGGCGTCCTCGCGGCCGGTTCGCGGGACGCCCTCGGATGCGGCGACGTGCAGGTGCGGGGTGGCACGCTGCGGGCGGCCTCGCCGCTTCGGGTGCGCGGCGCGTACGCCCAGTCGTCCGGTACGACCCTTGATGTGACGGTCGCCGGCGACGGTGCACCGGCCCTGACGGTGACCCGGCGCGTGCTCCTCGAGCGGGACAGCACGCTGGTCATCCGCCTGGACGAGCAACGGCCGCCGAAGCCGGGCACCACGATTCCGGTCATCGACACCCGTGTCCTGCGCGGCCGGTTCGGCCGCATCGTGGTCGACGGCTACGCCGCCGAGCCGGTGTTCACCGCCCGCGGTCTGTCCGTACGGCTCACTCGCAGGTGA
- the tgmB gene encoding ATP-grasp ribosomal peptide maturase: MTVLILTCEQDVTADMVVARLDGTGVPVVRLDPADLPGGVALSGEFVHGAFRGHLSAGGRLVTTSGLRSVWVRRPGVPATRVAEPSAWLTEESAQALYGMLRSTGARWMNHPDAARQARHKPWQLHLAQRCGLPVPATLITTFPQAARDFAERFPDLVVKPVSGAHPQEPPRAVPTSRVAPETDFSAVAFGPTLLQRRVAKRADIRLTCVGDRFFAARKAVGQGADPSEVDVRFATSAEPWQPVETPPRVAASVHDYLQEAQLSYGAFDFAEDADGIWWFLECNQAGQFGFVEIETEQPIARAVADWLAAPLPDTEPHNGHVSKETVTCE, translated from the coding sequence ATGACGGTTCTGATCCTGACGTGCGAACAGGATGTAACCGCGGACATGGTGGTGGCGCGACTGGACGGGACGGGTGTCCCGGTCGTCCGCCTCGACCCCGCGGACCTGCCGGGAGGCGTCGCCCTGTCCGGAGAGTTCGTGCACGGCGCCTTCCGCGGACACCTGTCCGCCGGTGGCCGACTGGTGACCACGAGCGGTCTGCGGTCCGTCTGGGTCCGCAGGCCCGGCGTGCCCGCGACACGGGTCGCCGAGCCGTCCGCCTGGCTCACCGAGGAGTCCGCGCAGGCGCTCTACGGCATGCTGCGTTCCACCGGCGCGCGCTGGATGAACCACCCCGACGCGGCCCGCCAGGCCCGCCACAAGCCCTGGCAGCTTCACCTCGCACAGCGCTGCGGGCTTCCGGTGCCCGCCACACTGATCACCACGTTCCCGCAGGCCGCCCGCGACTTCGCGGAACGTTTCCCGGATCTGGTGGTCAAGCCCGTCTCGGGCGCACACCCGCAGGAGCCGCCGAGGGCGGTTCCGACCAGCAGGGTCGCACCCGAGACGGATTTCTCGGCCGTCGCCTTCGGCCCCACACTGCTGCAACGGCGCGTGGCCAAGCGCGCCGACATCCGGCTGACCTGCGTCGGCGACCGGTTCTTCGCCGCCCGCAAGGCGGTCGGCCAAGGCGCCGATCCCAGTGAGGTCGACGTCCGGTTCGCCACCTCCGCGGAACCCTGGCAGCCGGTCGAGACACCGCCGCGGGTCGCCGCGAGCGTGCACGACTACCTTCAGGAGGCCCAACTCTCGTACGGCGCATTCGACTTCGCCGAGGACGCCGACGGCATCTGGTGGTTTCTCGAGTGCAACCAGGCGGGCCAGTTCGGTTTCGTGGAAATAGAGACGGAGCAGCCGATCGCCCGCGCCGTCGCCGACTGGCTCGCGGCACCCCTCCCGGACACGGAGCCGCACAACGGCCATGTGTCCAAGGAGACCGTCACCTGCGAGTGA
- the tgmA gene encoding putative ATP-grasp-modified RiPP → MRPFALNYARPAPQLEVSVPYAYDSRLQLNVLPDGRLAAHDYAVLRELGATTSTAGSKTHFDD, encoded by the coding sequence ATGCGACCGTTCGCGCTCAACTATGCACGTCCGGCCCCGCAGTTGGAGGTCAGCGTTCCGTACGCCTATGACTCCAGACTGCAGTTGAACGTCCTGCCCGACGGGCGGCTCGCCGCTCATGACTACGCCGTGTTGCGGGAACTGGGGGCCACGACGTCCACGGCGGGCTCGAAGACCCACTTCGACGACTGA